A region from the Fusarium musae strain F31 chromosome 1, whole genome shotgun sequence genome encodes:
- a CDS encoding hypothetical protein (EggNog:ENOG41) has translation MTDQGEKKGLWSMLRRASSRRHSTKPPPKDLEPREYHRPRRASNGDIGHAPFRQSIGSAPDLTYDSQRPPTAEDESNMRRRQKRGQPEPEPEPRSSPIRSKSSGFLNKSRASNGPRPSNGRPVRARDPQSAWPPYGISMNDELPHQHALELVARGAPSHKGHKLPIPHQPEEFYALYTTSSGNRGDGKSSDNTDVSNLHDSMTQLMTLRLIGHGYADRPWETLEQPSFAFFFGHLPGTITLNEWASMSSVLPPTIALRDAGVMPRTMSLESIFDRLQELRHGIEDDDESLLYRVLYKRILRDPEKFLNPHKTLDKQITDLIMVLSRPDWIDFSNPRNQVATRFIFDRGPGNEEQFHKFFHQLLLSLELELRIQSDQHSDWAKEKLTSQIPPSIQWNLALARRWQDFVRVDDVGKTPEESE, from the exons ATGACGGATCAGGGTGAAAAGAAGGGTCTCTGGAGCATGCTCCGCAGGGCCAGCTCCAGAAGACATTCGACGAAACCTCCG CCAAAAGACCTTGAGCCTAGAGAGTACCATCGCCCTCGTCGTGCTAGTAATGGCGACATAGGCCATGCGCCATTTCGCCAAAGTATTGGTTCAGCTCCCGATCTTACCTACGATAGTCAGCGTCCGCCGACTGCTGAAGACGAGTCCAACATGCGCCGCAGACAGAAAAGAGGACAGCCCGAACCCGAGCCCGAACCCCGATCATCCCCAATACGGTCCAAGTCGTCCGGCTTTCTTAACAAGTCCCGCGCATCGAATGGACCCAGACCATCGAATGGACGTCCGGTTCGTGCTCGGGACCCTCAATCAGCATGGCCACCCTATGGCATTTCTATGAACGATGAACtacctcatcaacatgccTTGGAGCTAGTTGCTCGAGGTGCTCCCTCTCATAAAGGCCACAAACTACCTATACCGCATCAACCCGAAGAATTCTACGCTCTTTATACGACATCGAGTGGAAATCGAGGTGATGGAAAGTCTTCTGACAATACCGATGTTTCGAACCTCCATGACTCCATGACACAGCTCATGACGCTACGCCTTATAGGCCATGGTTACGCAGACCGGCCATGGGAGACCCTCGAGCAACCGAgtttcgccttcttctttggtcaCCTACCTGGAACCATCACGCTCAACGAATGGGCCTCAATGTCCAGTGTTCTTCCACCTACAATTGCCCTCCGAGATGCGGGAGTCATGCCTCGCACCATGAGTCTCGAAAGTATATTCGATCGACTGCAGGAATTACGGCATGGTATagaggacgacgacgagtcTTTGCTCTATCGCGTTCTTTACAAGCGTATTTTGAGGGACCCCGAGAAGTTTCTTAATCCCCACAAGACCCTCGACAAGCAGATTACGGATCTTATCATGGTTCTGTCTCGCCCGGACTGGATCGACTTTAGTAATCCCCGGAATCAAGTTGCTACGCGCTTCATCTTCGACAGAGGCCCCGGGAATGAGGAGCAGTTTCACAAATTCTTTCACCAACTTCTGCTAAGTCTAGAGCTTGAGTTGCGCATTCAGTCAGACCAACATAGTGATTGGGCAAAAGAGAAATTGACATCACAAATACCCCCGTCAATACAGTGGAATCTGGCCCTTGCTCGTCGTTGGCAGGATTTTGtgcgtgttgatgatgttggcaaaACACCTGAAGAGAGTGAGTGA
- a CDS encoding hypothetical protein (EggNog:ENOG41) produces the protein MDVDESLLLTGPVLLRYKLKKRQIRMLRRFAQMMRWPNLADTLDNMKQKDSELALDEVSSDAFAFFSGLVLPGYKNSYTYWSATSIVGKVLAPTCHAVAGWIGPARPTKDLDPTQIARIRSRKPIQRMSPQDVESMAERSDPLGPAADAYPVEDYQPVRPKGGPEDAIDTVRIELLSLKPADGPGDAPTAAGLSRLFDATVQFAIDGVSWPLKLMYDVSFVAAWPCSDGPHPLFFDYVYTSIRVDSIVGVRDWGGLYGGRQLHSVRSSPGPDMMRGPYRDMFSQSFKHSHVPLNGLMQTGALEEEDENDDEKVLVVEAFGVRDNEVLARAWCSHWGLSAVVADIRRTCVACAIREAYAATLTVVILVEGQEYPNNE, from the exons ATGGATGTCGACGAGAGCTTGCTGCTAACAGGACCAGTTCTTCTCCGGTataagttgaagaagcgcCAAATCAGGATGTTGAGGCGCTTTGctcagatgatgagatggccCAACCTAGCCGATACCCTTGATAATATGAAACAGAAGGATTCGGAATTGGCTCTGGATGAGGTCAGCTCTGATGCGTTTGCCTTCTTCAGCGGCCTTGTGTTGCCTGGT TACAAGAACAGCTACACATATTGGTCGGCCACTTCGATTGTGGGTAAGGTTCTAGCACCTACGTGCCATGCTGTTGCTGGTTGGATCGGCCCTGCTCGCCCTACCAAAGATCTTGACCCGACCCAGATTGCAAGAATTCGAAGCCGAAAACCAATACAGCGGATGAGTCCCCAGGATGTCGAATCGATGGCAGAGCGCTCTGACCCGCTTGGCCCTGCTGCAGATGCATATCCAGTAGAGGATTACCAGCCAGTGCGCCCGAAAGGCGGTCCCGAAGATGCTATTGACACGGTACGGATAGAGCTGTTAAGTCTCAAGCCAGCAGATGGACCTGGGGACGCCCCTACTGCAGCAGGGCTTTCGCGACTGTTTGACGCAACAGTGCAGTTTGCCATTGATGGGGTGTCATGGCCATTGAAACTCATGTACGATGTCTCATTCGTGGCCGCGTGGCCTTGCTCTGATGGACCACATCCGCTCTTCTTTGACTACGTCTACACGTCAATCCGTGTAGATTCTATCGTTGGAGTGCGAGACTGGGGAGGTCTGTATGGAGGACGGCAATTGCATAGTGTGCGATCAAGCCCAGGACCAGATATGATGCGAGGTCCCTACCGAGATATGTTCAGCCAGAGCTTCAAACACAGCCACGTACCATTGAACGGATTGATGCAGACTGGTGCacttgaggaagaagatgagaatgacGATGAAAAAGTTCTCGTGGTGGAAGCGTTCGGAGTCCGCGATAACGAGGTCTTGGCACGAGCATGGTGTTCTCACTGGGGTCTCAGTGCCGTGGTGGCCGATATTCGGAGAACATG TGTGGCATGTGCCATTCGTGAAGCGTACGCGGCAACGCTGACAGTGGTGATCCTGGTAGAAGGCCAGGAGTACCCTAATAATGAGTGA